From Novipirellula caenicola, a single genomic window includes:
- a CDS encoding ATP-binding protein: MGTNHAPSWTRRHTIPSDTRVGSDLVEDLIQEMGQRQWPAMDLFRVQLAYEEAIVNAVRHGNRNARDKTVEVEMTCCDERVMIRIRDQGEGFDPDKVPDPRQDNLLEVPGGRGVLLISEVMSEVHYNDIGNEVTMIKIKDVG; the protein is encoded by the coding sequence ATGGGCACTAACCACGCTCCTTCCTGGACACGACGTCACACGATCCCCAGCGACACGCGGGTTGGCAGCGACTTGGTCGAGGATTTGATTCAAGAGATGGGCCAGCGTCAGTGGCCGGCGATGGACCTTTTTCGCGTGCAATTGGCGTACGAAGAGGCGATTGTCAACGCGGTCCGGCATGGCAACCGCAACGCTCGTGACAAAACGGTCGAAGTCGAGATGACGTGTTGCGACGAGCGGGTGATGATCCGCATCCGCGATCAAGGCGAAGGGTTTGACCCGGACAAGGTCCCCGACCCACGCCAAGACAACTTGCTGGAGGTCCCCGGTGGCCGCGGCGTCTTGCTGATCAGCGAAGTGATGAGCGAGGTGCATTACAACGACATTGGCAACGAAGTCACGATGATCAAGATCAAGGATGTGGGATAG